atatattgaatttatttcactcATTCTCATCGTCCGTCATGCACATTGGATTATATTATCATAGAACCTTAGCTTAGCTATTGTTTTAATGCGATTCATGCTTCGTGTCGTGCCGGCCGCTTCTTTTCGTGGGGCGAATCGAGAGTCAGAGTGTGGGGAGCATCCAAGATGCAAACGGACAAGGGTTCTTCGGAAATATGCACCCCTTGTGTCTGCTGCTGAGTGGAAAGATAATTGCACGGCCCCGGGGAGCCCCGGGAAGCATCTCAAACAGCGACCGAAGAGAAATGAAAAAGGCATCATGAaaggtgatttatttttgcacaaaCTGTGGCTTCcggcaaacggcggcggcggcggcggccggaccAGTGCGCGTCAGGGAAACTATCGGGGAATAATCCGGGGTGTGCCTTCTAAACCTAGCTCTACAAACACAACACCTAggcgcacacacggcacggacgACACTCGGTGTCCGCTCTGTAGCGCCACCCCAACACTCACTCTCCGTTACCGGTTCTCCGCGCGGTACACGGTGGCTACACACTACAGGTTATTGACTAAATTCTCCTCCGACTCCTGCCCCTCTCGTCGCTAGATTTCGTTTATTGTAGTCAAATCTCTAACCATAATCGCGTAAAGTAGctaaaacagaaacgaaatgATCAAGtgtaataataatgaaaagcTTCGCTTTTTCGGTATTCGTTAATTCATCGGCTATCATTGTCGGCATCGGGGATGATCGGGGGTGTCGTCATTAGTGGTTGATCGGCGCGCGCCCATTGTTGGTGTATAGATTGGTTTTATTCTCCTAaatatgtttcttcttcgcggGGGCTCATCTCTCATCTCATTATCAGCAAGAGAAGTAGAAATATCAATATAATCGAATAAATACTAAGCgagacacacatacagacacatTGTTCGAAACACATACGGCGCACTGTTACACAATCAAACCGATTTCTCCCCTCTGTCGCCCACCCGCTTTCCGGTCGAGACCCAAAAACTGCGACGACCTCCGTCGGGCGCCCGCGGATGCCCGGGAAAGTAACTAAAAAATTAACCCGCGGATCACGCAGCCTACTCTGTCCCTTCTGCCGTCATTTAAATTCGCAATCAATTTCGCCCATCGCAGCAAGCCACTCAGCGAGAGCGTCGCCTTcgcctactgctgctgcactctGCTCAGTATGAAACCCTGCCCTGTAACCGATCCAGGGGGAACCACCCTGCTATGTGTTTCTTAAACGCTCCCCTTTGTACGCAGCGCGCGCATGTCTACGCCTAACCGGTCCTCAGCACTGTTTAGGGCAGCACGTAGCGCACGTACGGCACCTCGACGTCCTCGCCGGCGTCATCGTTGCAGCAGATCTCGAACACGAGCGCACGGACGTGCGGTTCGATACTCTTCTTCGACACCTTCCGGACGACCTCGGACATGGGCAGGTTGAGGCGCtcctgctgcttctgcttcgtcATGAAGAACGCGTACAGCATGCAGACGCCCTGCGACAGCATCGTGATCTTGAGCTTGTGCTCCCGCTCGAAGTAGTCGAGGAACTCCTGCAGCGTCAGCTCGCCCTTCACCTCGAACCGGTCCCACAGGGTCCACTCTTTGCCGTAGTAGGTCGACTTCTTCGCCTGGATCGGCTCGGAGAAGGTAAAGAAAGGCAGCGCCAGGTTGAGGAACCCGTTCTTGAAGCGGTCCATCGTGTTGAAGCTGCAAAGAGATCACCGGTCACCATCCGTCATCCTTCGTTGGGTCCATCCTGTGCCTTACCCTTGGGCCAGCTTGTACAGCTCCAGCGAAGCACAGCCTGCAACGagcgaggtggtggtggcgatcgccgGCATAATTTTGCCCGCGATCAGCTTCGACTTGTGCCGATCGGCCGGTGGAATTTTGTAGTTGGCAGCGCGCAGATTCGAGGCGGCCACGATAAAGTCCATGTGCaggttgttgtcgtcgtccttctCGAACTCGAGCGGTGTGATCGTGAAATCGGGTCGCCCCAGCGAGGCCAGCTCGTGCTGCAAACGGCTCACCCGATCCGGATCCATATCGTCGCCAACCATGCcgaggccaccgccaccaccaccaccgttctcTTCCGCTTGCAGTGCCGCATCCGTGACCGCAATCTTGACGCCCGAACGTGGCACAAACTTCGGTACCTAtcagaaaaagagagacagggggggcgaaagaaacaacGGTCAATCCCAAAACCCTAATGCCTGCCGCCACGCTTGCACCGCCACTCACCTCCACCTGCATCACAATCTTGCGAACCATGTCCCGGTTGCGCTGCTGCGGAATGCCGTACACTTCCGCCTTCaggttggcggtggcgtgcaCGTAGTCGAGGTGCAGCGCATTGTCCGGATCGAAGTCGATCGCCATCGGCAGCCGCTTCGGGCCCGACCAGAACGGTTGGCCGGTCGAGCTGGTTTGATCGGGCGGGAAGTTGAACAGCAGCTGACGGATTTGGTTCGAGTACTGCTCCTCGAAGTGCACCCGGGCCCACTTGACGCAGTCTTCAATGTTTTTCGGCCTCTCGTCGATCAACGCTTTCTGTTGGACGAGAGGGAGGGAGCGAAAGGAGGACATTTTAAGAACACGCTTCCGGCTTCGCGGAAGGGGGGGTCTACTAACCTTGACCGATTCGAGCGCCTCTAGTGGTTGGACCCCGGGCAGTTTCAGTGTGCGCTCGATGAAGGTCGGATCGGTAATGTACTGGGCGGCGTTTTCGGCGGCCTGCTTGAAGATTCCTTCGAACGTGTCCCGGGCCCACTGCAGCGTGTGTTCGATGGCGTTCGGGAAGTTTTTCAGCGTGCAGATCGGGATCGATTTCTCCGGCGGATCTTGCGACGAGCTGTACGATTCGGTCAGGAACGGAACAACAACCTGCGGGAAGGGAGTGCCGGAATGTTATTCCACGTGTTCCACGCTCGCTGCTCCGTGCGTGACCTCTGTACCAACACCAATAATACTACGACACTTccaccacggaacggaagggtAGTCATTGAGATTGATGGGCGAACCGAAGAGTTCATCCTCTGCCTGTCACTTATCAAGACGACTGACAAAGCGACGTTCAGTGTCTCATGGAGAACAGGCTTTCGGGGACTCCGGCCACTCCGCGTCTTACCTGAGTATTGCCCAGGGTTCCGAGCGTGCCAGACTCCAGCAGCGGTATGCGGTAGTAGACGCACCGCCGATCCATGTAGATACGGGCGTCGATATTGTCGAGCGCATTCGCAACGCCGTCGAGCCGGTTAAAGAACGTGTCGTCGTAGAATCGTTCCGTCTCCGGTCCGACCCGGTTCTCGTGTGCCGTCACCTTGATGTCCGCGTTCATGCGCTTCACCGCTTGCGCGGCCACCCTCGACTTGGGCTGCTGCACGTCGTGCGGCCGGAACAGGAACTGCCGGTTGAGGTTGCTCTTCTCGATCAGATCCATATCGGTGACGATGATTTCGCCGTCACCGCGCGACGCCACACCGATCATGGCAAAGTTCTTCAGCAGCTCGCACCCGATAGCACCGGCTCCGACGATGAAGTACTTTAGGCCACCCAACACCTCCTGGAACTTGCGCCCAAACACCGCAATCTGGCCGTCGTACCGGGAACCGACGGGGGCACACTCTTCCTCGGTCAGCGCAGTGCCCTCCGGCAGGCACTCGACGGCATCCAGGCAGAAGTACTGGTAGATGGGCGTAAACTTGCCAGTGCACGCCTTCATCACCTCCTGTGCCGTAATGCCACCGATGGCACCGTTCATCGGGCACAGGTCTCCCGAGCACACCTTCGCGAACGTGGTCAGCATCGGCTCGTTTACGTCCTCCAGCGAGAGCTCTTTTGCGCGCTCTTTGCACAGCTCGACAAACTCGGCCGCGTCGGCCACGTTCCAGGGGCGCGGCAACCGACCGCCGTGGCGCTCCTGGTAGCGACCGAGCACGGTGAAGGCGATCTGCGTGTTGGCCGGGTGATCCCATTTGGCGAAATCGGACAGAATGAATTCGGGCGCGTTCTCGGCCTCCGACAGGGGCTTGAACGTCATCTGCTTCGACATCTTCACCTGCGTCACGATTCCGCCACGCACGTACGGGCTCAGTTTCGTCGTGTCCCCGATGCTGAACGTGTACGGTCCGAGCACCTTGATCTTCATCGGTGCGCAGCCGTTCAGCTCGGTCATACCTTCGACCTGGAATGCAATCGCACCGTTAGATCGCTTTGAACCGATTCTAAGTTATCTAAACCCCATCATTCAACAACCCTTCACTCACATCGCTGGCATCGATTTATATGCTAATTGAATTAAGCCATTTACGGTCAGCAGCATGCGAAGAGCTGCGTAACAGTTCAAAGCGAAAAGGTCAAATGTTTAGAGATTAAAACGTGAAGACACGTTTTATTATGCGTAACGCTGAGGGTTAAGAGATTGATTTGCCCCCATCAGGCCTCCGAGATTAGAATTGTTTGTAACCCGAGACCAGATCACGGTCAATGCTTGCATGGTTTTGGAGTGACGGTTCTCCACTAGGGCGCTTTGTTTCCAACATTATCAGATGGATGTAATGGTAACATCTTTTGACACAAAGCAGCCAATGCAATGTGCGGTATTCAAGAGCGAGGTGTGCTGGGTGAATCACCACAGCAACGATGTCGTCGCAAACGCATCGAACGTCCGCATCGCGGGTTCAGCACTTTTCACGGAAGCTCGTCTCGTGAAGCAAATATATACACACTACACTCTGCTCGCCACTACTGGTGGTGTGATGTAAACGCGGAAAAGTGATACACGCGAGCGAATGAAGCgaacaatgaaaacaaagagaaaatgggATTCGTGAAGCAGCAAGCTAGGAAAAAATGCACCCCAAAGTTACACCCAATCGCGTTGGCGCGTGTGTTggaagaaagtaaaagtttcacCACAGGCACAGTGGCCACAGAGGGGTGGAGGCGATGAATTTGGGGGGTCTTTCGCTTGTTGGGTTCATAATTTTAGAATGCATTaaatcgaactcgaacggtaGGAAACGGTGAAAGTATGGCATTCTCAGGCCACACTACTCCAAGTCAAATCGCTCCACTTTGCCACGCTCAGTGCATGGAAAACGTTATGACTCATGACACATCCTTTGATCGATACTGAAATAACTTTAATCGTCATGACGAGGGCAGCATGAGCACAAACACTGCCCACCGGAGTTCGCATCGGTTTGGAGGGCGGACTTGGCCCGACCAAATTTCAccagcaacacacacgcatgcacgcacgcacgcacgtacacacagaaacgcacgcacggcctTCTGCGACCGAATGCGTGCGTACGAAGGTTGCGTTAGCTTCTCTCGTTTCCAACACACGCTGGCCAAAACGACATTTTCACGGCAAATAGCACATTCGGCACACTGTCCGCGCacaccccggacccggacccggactcgGACACTTACCTCGGTGAAGGTAACATAATCGCCATCCTCGAACCCGTGACGGGTTTCGTCCACGCACGTTACGATGCTCTCGAGGTCGTTCGTGACACTGGCCACCATGGCCGTCCCGGGGGTGGCCCCGTTCTGGTCGTAGACGGTGAAGTCGGTGCCAAAGTCACAGAACACCTGGGCAAACAGGCCGCGCGTGTCGGCCGTAATGAGCGCAATGTTGTGGCGGTGGGTAATCTCCGCAATCCGGCGCTGCTCGGCGGGCGGAGTCAGCGTTAGCACCACGGCCCGGAACTTCCGCAGAAACTCCTCGGTCAGCTCGCCCGTGTAGGCCACGGTCGGGACGTAGTGGTTGAGGTCGGACAGCTGCTGGCAGCTGGCCTCGGCCCGGTTGCGCCCGTTCGCCACATCGTCCGCGGTCAGGTAGAACTGCGACGACAGATCCGCGACGGTGCAAAGCGCCGTGTCATGCAGGGTGACAGACTTCACTCCACCGAGAATCACGTTCTTGGCCACTTCCACACCGAGCCCGCCGAGGCCCGAAATTAGGACGTCGGAGCGGGCCATCCGACGCATCGCATCGTGCCCGAGGACGTACAGCTGGCGCGAGTACAGGCCCTCGTCGATTTCCTGGGCGCCGCTCGAATTCTCGCACGGAACGGGAGCTGAGCCATTGTTATTGGACGTCGCCATTACTACTACTGCAGCGGCTgcggccgatgatggtgcAGAGCACTCACTCCTCGAGGGCGATGACGAAagcggcggctgctgcagcggcggctgcTCCGGCTGCTCGGGCGGCTGAGTCAACGACGGCGTCGGTGATGGCAGCTTCCGCTTTTTGGCGGCTGGGGGATCGACGAAACTGTCACGAAATTCACCACTAGACATTAAGCCAAACCGGTGCGCCCGTGACGAAGACGGAGACGGCGATgattctttttcctttcctcccgttcacactgctgctgctgcagctgctgctggcggcggacggcggcggtcggcgtcGGGATTCGGTGCCCCGTTTAACTCGCTCCTGCTCCTTTTGGGGCCTTTGGCTCGCCAGAGCGCCCTTCCCGGGTAGGCGGCGATGCACACACTCCGCACTCGACTGCCCGACGCGAGCCGAACGTTACCAGGGAAACTGATCTCGCCTCTTTCGACTGTTCCACGCACTCTTTGCTCGCTGCTCAATTCCCCGGCTTCTGGTGCTGCGAAATAAAGCCAAAACACTCACTCTTATTAACGCTACCCGAACGACATTCGCAATGTGATCCGATGCGGTTGCCAAAGATCGGAATATTTGCGACAGCCAGCGGCTACGATGCTCTCGCTGGCAAGAGTTGTACCGAACAAGAATGTTGCGCTTGTGTTTGTGACCGACAacctgtcggtggtggtgacacCAACAAATCTGTATGCCACAAATTGcaaccacacgcacaccgaaCCGCACTGTTCTGTGCTCCCGTTCCTAGATCCGAAATTGCttgcaaatgcaaatatgCATTTGCTGAATCGcaggaaaaaggaacaaatGAGTTGTAAAATTTCGGCAACTTTGCTACCACCAACCGTGCACGAGAGTCAACGACTGGGCCTACCGATTGTGCATAAAAACTGGACAGAAAAAACCACACAGCGGACAGTTCACAAAGGAGGCCTGAaattggccgccgccgccgattggCTCGCGATTTGAATGAAGAGGTTCCGTGTGTGCCGGTAGCATATGAGCCGGTTTAAGCGGCGCGTTCCAATACTTCGTGCGCCTTATCGTCTGCTGCCACAGGCCACACTAGATTCTAAACGTTAC
The nucleotide sequence above comes from Anopheles bellator chromosome 1, idAnoBellAS_SP24_06.2, whole genome shotgun sequence. Encoded proteins:
- the LOC131206003 gene encoding ubiquitin-like modifier-activating enzyme 1 isoform X1, with the protein product MSSGEFRDSFVDPPAAKKRKLPSPTPSLTQPPEQPEQPPLQQPPLSSSPSRSECSAPSSAAAAAVVVMATSNNNGSAPVPCENSSGAQEIDEGLYSRQLYVLGHDAMRRMARSDVLISGLGGLGVEVAKNVILGGVKSVTLHDTALCTVADLSSQFYLTADDVANGRNRAEASCQQLSDLNHYVPTVAYTGELTEEFLRKFRAVVLTLTPPAEQRRIAEITHRHNIALITADTRGLFAQVFCDFGTDFTVYDQNGATPGTAMVASVTNDLESIVTCVDETRHGFEDGDYVTFTEVEGMTELNGCAPMKIKVLGPYTFSIGDTTKLSPYVRGGIVTQVKMSKQMTFKPLSEAENAPEFILSDFAKWDHPANTQIAFTVLGRYQERHGGRLPRPWNVADAAEFVELCKERAKELSLEDVNEPMLTTFAKVCSGDLCPMNGAIGGITAQEVMKACTGKFTPIYQYFCLDAVECLPEGTALTEEECAPVGSRYDGQIAVFGRKFQEVLGGLKYFIVGAGAIGCELLKNFAMIGVASRGDGEIIVTDMDLIEKSNLNRQFLFRPHDVQQPKSRVAAQAVKRMNADIKVTAHENRVGPETERFYDDTFFNRLDGVANALDNIDARIYMDRRCVYYRIPLLESGTLGTLGNTQVVVPFLTESYSSSQDPPEKSIPICTLKNFPNAIEHTLQWARDTFEGIFKQAAENAAQYITDPTFIERTLKLPGVQPLEALESVKKALIDERPKNIEDCVKWARVHFEEQYSNQIRQLLFNFPPDQTSSTGQPFWSGPKRLPMAIDFDPDNALHLDYVHATANLKAEVYGIPQQRNRDMVRKIVMQVEVPKFVPRSGVKIAVTDAALQAEENGGGGGGGLGMVGDDMDPDRVSRLQHELASLGRPDFTITPLEFEKDDDNNLHMDFIVAASNLRAANYKIPPADRHKSKLIAGKIMPAIATTTSLVAGCASLELYKLAQGFNTMDRFKNGFLNLALPFFTFSEPIQAKKSTYYGKEWTLWDRFEVKGELTLQEFLDYFEREHKLKITMLSQGVCMLYAFFMTKQKQQERLNLPMSEVVRKVSKKSIEPHVRALVFEICCNDDAGEDVEVPYVRYVLP
- the LOC131206003 gene encoding ubiquitin-like modifier-activating enzyme 1 isoform X2, translating into MSSGEFRDSFVDPPAAKKRKLPSPTPECSAPSSAAAAAVVVMATSNNNGSAPVPCENSSGAQEIDEGLYSRQLYVLGHDAMRRMARSDVLISGLGGLGVEVAKNVILGGVKSVTLHDTALCTVADLSSQFYLTADDVANGRNRAEASCQQLSDLNHYVPTVAYTGELTEEFLRKFRAVVLTLTPPAEQRRIAEITHRHNIALITADTRGLFAQVFCDFGTDFTVYDQNGATPGTAMVASVTNDLESIVTCVDETRHGFEDGDYVTFTEVEGMTELNGCAPMKIKVLGPYTFSIGDTTKLSPYVRGGIVTQVKMSKQMTFKPLSEAENAPEFILSDFAKWDHPANTQIAFTVLGRYQERHGGRLPRPWNVADAAEFVELCKERAKELSLEDVNEPMLTTFAKVCSGDLCPMNGAIGGITAQEVMKACTGKFTPIYQYFCLDAVECLPEGTALTEEECAPVGSRYDGQIAVFGRKFQEVLGGLKYFIVGAGAIGCELLKNFAMIGVASRGDGEIIVTDMDLIEKSNLNRQFLFRPHDVQQPKSRVAAQAVKRMNADIKVTAHENRVGPETERFYDDTFFNRLDGVANALDNIDARIYMDRRCVYYRIPLLESGTLGTLGNTQVVVPFLTESYSSSQDPPEKSIPICTLKNFPNAIEHTLQWARDTFEGIFKQAAENAAQYITDPTFIERTLKLPGVQPLEALESVKKALIDERPKNIEDCVKWARVHFEEQYSNQIRQLLFNFPPDQTSSTGQPFWSGPKRLPMAIDFDPDNALHLDYVHATANLKAEVYGIPQQRNRDMVRKIVMQVEVPKFVPRSGVKIAVTDAALQAEENGGGGGGGLGMVGDDMDPDRVSRLQHELASLGRPDFTITPLEFEKDDDNNLHMDFIVAASNLRAANYKIPPADRHKSKLIAGKIMPAIATTTSLVAGCASLELYKLAQGFNTMDRFKNGFLNLALPFFTFSEPIQAKKSTYYGKEWTLWDRFEVKGELTLQEFLDYFEREHKLKITMLSQGVCMLYAFFMTKQKQQERLNLPMSEVVRKVSKKSIEPHVRALVFEICCNDDAGEDVEVPYVRYVLP